The DNA segment AACGATATGGCTCATCACTAAGACGCTCTATAACAGGCATCACGGCGGTATGTCCTTTGAGAGCAAATTGAACAGCAGCCTTTCCCACTGCGTAAGCCTGCTCAACATCTGTTTTGGATGCCAAATGTCGTGCCGCTCTTTGCAAATAATCAGCGACGGCCCAATGATATTTGTAGCCCAGTTTATCTCTAATTAAATTAGCAATAACAGGAGCCACTCCACCTAGCTGCGCATGGCCAAAAGCATCTTTAAGCCCACTTTCAGAGAGAAACTTACCCTCTTGATTACGTAATCCCTCAGAGACTCCAATAACACAGTAACCAAACTGCTCCACACATTCTTTGACTCGTTTTAAGAACTCAGTTGGATTAAACGGTACTTCGGGGAAAAGTAATAAATGAGGTGGCTGACCTTTGCCTTCCGAAGCTAACCCACAGGCGGCTGTAATCCACCCAGCGTGACGCCCCATTACCTCCAAGATAAACACCTTTGTTGAGGTTCTTGCCATTGAAGCCACGTCAAACCCTGCCTCACGAATTGAGGTTGCTACATATTTAGCTACAGAACCAAAACCCGGACAACAATCGGTTAAAGGCAGATCATTATCCACAGTTTTTGGTATACCCACACATACCAACGGATAGTCCATCTCTTTGGCCATCAGCGAGACTTTATGAGTAGTGTCCTGAGAATCACCACCACCGTTATAGAAAAAATAACCTATCTGATGGGCTTTAAACACTTCAATTAATCGTTGATAAGAGGCCTTATCTTGTTCAAGGCTTTTTAATTTGAAACGCGCTGAACCAAAAGCACCCGATGGGGTGTGTTTAAGAGCTCGAATTGCCTCAGCACTTTCAAAACTTGTATCAATTAAATCCTCTTCCAATGCCCCCAAAATACCATGACGTCCGCACAATACCTTACCGATTTTTGTAGGATAACGTCGTGCTGTTTCAATTACACCACAAGCACTAGCATTAATTACTGCCGTTACACCACCTGATTGTGCGTAAAAGGCATTCATTGGAGGTTTTTTCATAATTGATTACCCTACTATTTTTGTAATGCAGCCATGATAGATTGTGAAATTTGATCAACTGCTCCTACCCCTGCAATTTTCACATAACGTGGAGCCTGTGTATCACCAGTTTTACTCCAGTTTTCATAATAATCAACTAAGGGTTTTGTTTGATCATGATAGACTTGGAGACGTTTTTTAACGATTTCTTCTCTATCGTCGTCGCGTTGAATTAACGCTTCCCCAGTTAAATCATCTTTATCAGCAACTTTAGGCGGACTGAACTTAGTATGATAAACACGCCCTGATGCAACATGTACACGACGCCCTGACATACGTTGAATGATCTCTTCATCGGCAACGTCTATTTCAACTACAAAATCCAGAGCTACCCCTGCTTCTTTAAGTGCTTGAGCCTGAGGGATCGTGCGCGGGAAGCCATCAAACAGAAAACCATTGGCACAATCTTGTTCAGCGATTCTATCCTTAACCAAACCAATTATGATATCGTCTGATACCAATCCACCACTATCCATTACTTTCTTAGCGGCAATACCCAAAGGAGTCCCAGCCTTAACAGCGGCCCGTAACATATCACCCGTTGAAATTTGAGGAATATTAAACTGCTCTTTAATAAAAGCAGCTTGTGTTCCTTTCCCTGCTCCAGGTGCTCCTAATAAAATGATTCTCATGAAAACGACTCCCTTTTACTAATATGTTTCGTGTGTTTCAAACCAGTGCCGCACACGTTGTAAATCTTCAGCAGTGTCCACCCCAGGTAATGGAGCCTGATCTGTAATTTCCATGGCTATTTTAAAGCCATACCATAACACCCTTAACTGCTCTAAGCTCTCTGTTAATTCCAAAGTAACCGGTGTTAACTGCTTGTAATGTTTCAAAAAACCTGCGCGATAAGCGTATAACCCCATATGATGCCATGCTTTCATCGTGTTTGGCAGTGTCTTATTTTGACTATCACGATCAAATGGTATCGCAGAACGACTAAAGTAAAGAGCCTCTTGGCGCTGATTTAAAACCACTTTCACCACATTAGGGTTGGTAAAATGAGCGAACTCTACAATAGGATAACAAGCACTACTCATAACACAGTCAGGGCTTTTTATCAGTCTTTCAACCACATTAGCTATGACTTTACCCTCTATAAGGGGCTCATCCCCTTGAACGTTAACTATGACCTGATGGTCTTCAAGCTGAAGGAGATCAACCGCCTCAGCCAGCCGATCTGTACCAGACAAATGGTTAGCATGAGTCATAACATACTCAAAACCAAACTCTTTTGCAGCTTGAGCAATATCCACATGGTCAGTTGCAATAACCACTCGTTGCGCACCACTTTCACGAGCCCGAAGAGCACTGTGTATAACTAATGGATAGGGGCCAATCATAGCTAGGGCTTTACGTGGCAATCTTGATGATTGCATACGTGCAGGAACAATAGCTATAAAACTCTGTGGCACTATTTTATATCCTCATCAACAGGGATATCTCTCGCTTCTTGCTGCAACATAACGGGGATATCCTCTTTTATAGGATAAGCAAGACGACATGGAGCGCATATCAACTCATCTTTCCCACTCTTTTTAATTAATGGTCCTTTACATAACGGACACACCAAAATTTCCAATAATTTAGAATCCATTATTCTCTCTTAAATGGGTTAATTTGACCTGTAACCATTGATAAAACGGCTCGTCTAATTGAGCGCTAATTTTAAGCATCCACACATTTTGCGGTGCAAACAAATGACATTTTATCCCATCTTTTTCAGTCATTAATATTTTCTCATCTAGCCACTCTTTAAAGTCATTTTCTTGATAATGATAATGATCTTCAAAAATTCGAGTTGCAAAGGGTACCACCCCTATTGAGGCTAAGGTATTTAGAAAACGCTGTGGATTCCCAATGGCACACATTGCGACACATCGTTCACTAGAAAAAGCATTGATTGGTTGACGCAAATGAGGGTTATTTACATTAATCCAAGTTTCAGGACGCATTGTCATGTTAAATTGCGATTGTCTGTTATCTAGAAGTGACTCGTTTTCACCATTAATCACAACTGCATCAACAGTGGATAAACGACTTTGTGGTTCACGTAAAGGTCCTGCTGGGAGTAAATAGGTATTACCTAACAATCGTTGACCATCAACAACAACAATTTCTAGATTACGCTGTAACGCATAATGTTGTAATCCATCATCTGAAAGAATAATATTTATTTCGGGGTATTTTTTGAGTAATTCAACACCAGCTTGATAACGATTTTTGCCAATTGCAACTGGAACAGCTGCTTCTTTAAAAATAAGCAAAGGCTCATCACCAACTAGGGATGGGCCATCTTCGTGACTCACAACATGAACTTGATTTATTTGACCTTTATAACCACGTGAAATAACCCCAGGGTAATAACCTTGTGTTTTTAACCAATTACATAAGGCAATAACTAAAGGCGTTTTTCCAGTACCACCAACCGTAATATTACCAACAACTATCACCGGCACAGGGAGCGAGGAAATTGGTAAAAAGTGTTTTTTATAAAGCCAACGTCTAATTGTAATAACCAAAAAAAATAATCCACTTAATGGTATTAATAACCAGCTTACGTGTTGACTGTACCACTTATCAATTATCTTCTGGCTTACCATGTCAATGATTAGAATCCTCAGTAACCAAAGTAAAGTGATTAAATCCTATTTGCTGAAAATCACTCACAATCTCCATCACTTTGCCGTGTGATAAATTTTTGTCAGCTCGAATAATAACGTAAGTGTTCGTCTTATTATTTAAATGATTTACTACTAAATTAGATAATTGAGAAAGATTGTTTGACCAGAGATGGTGATCAACACTAACCATACCTTGCTGATCCATGTCGACTTCAATCACTTGATCTTTGGTTAATTCATTATTTTTAGTGCTGCCTAATGGTAAGTTAATATTCAACCCATGTTGATGTACAAATGTGCTAGAAACCATTAAAAAGATCAAAATAACCAACAGGATATCAATCATTGGAATCAAATTAATTTCGGGATCTTCCCGACGTTGCCCTCTACGAAAGTCCATGATCTTGGTTTAGTGTGAGTTCATCCACAAGTTGAATGGCTTGCTGTTCCATTTCAACAGCGAAAAAATCAATACGAGATCGGTAAAAACGATAAAAAATCATACTAGGAATCGCTACAATCAGTCCTAAAGCTGTGTTGTACAAGGCAACTGAAATACCTCTAGCTAACTGATCTGCATGAGAGGCAATGGAATTGTCTTGACCAAACAAAATAATCATCCCCACAACCGTTCCCAACAAACCTAGCAGTGGACTAACCGTAGCAATAGTGCCTAAGGTAGGTAAGTTTTTTTCTAGTCGAACCACCATACTTCTGCCACGCTCTTCTATCGCCTCTTTCATGAGTTCTCTACTTGACTGGCGATATTTGATAGCAGTAGCCAATACCGCTCCTAGTGCGGAAGATTGGCTGATAATAGTTAACTTATCAGCGCCCAATTGGTTTGTTCTCTCTAATTGGATCATTTCCTCCAGCAATCCTTTGGGGCACACTGAAGTGGTTCTGAGAGCTAACGCTCGATCGATAATGATAGCCAAACTAATTACTGAGGCCACCAACAACAATAAACTGGGCCAGCCAGTTTCACTTAATAATTGCATTACACACCTGGAACTATAAGGATAAAATATACTACTAGTTTAATCGATTACGTTGCTCTTGGCGACGAATTCAAGTTGTCCACAAATTCTGTGGATAAGTTTGTGAACAGTTTTTATAAAACTTGTTTAACTTATTAATAAATAATGTTTTTTTCTGGGGCGAGTAAAATTTAAACAATGTAAATTTATGCGTTTAAAGCTTGACTTTACTAAAACCTCTGTAACCCTAGTAACTGTAACGATTTGTTAAATGGCCCCTATAATTAACACTACTTTTGATGACGTTCCCCCACAAACAGCCCAACAGTCTGAGGTTGTAGTAACTGTTTCAGACTTTACAAGTCGATTACAACGCTTATTAGAAACCGCTGTTCCCATGATGTGGATTCAAGGAGAAATTTCAAATTTTACTGCAGCAAGCTCAGGGCATTGGTATTTTCAAATCAAAGACGAACATGCGCAAATGAGTTGCGTGATGTTTCGTTTTAAAAATCAAAAAATTGATTGGCTACCTAAAAACGGAATGTCTGTTGAGTTACGCGGTACAACGTCCTATTACGCGCCAGGTGGAAAAACTCAAATAACTATTGAAAATATGCGCCAAGCAGGATTAGGCAAGCTCTACGAAGCGTTTAATGCATTAAAGAATAAATTAGAAAAAGAAGGTTTATTTGATCGTTCTATAAAAAAATCACTTCCCAGCCACCCAAAATCAATTGGTATTATTACCTCTCCCATGGCTGCTGCTCTTCAAGATGTGTTAACCACTCTTAAACGACGAGCACCAGATATTCCTATCATAATTTATCCTACTCGCGTTCAAGGTCAAGGCGCCGCTGGGGAAATTGCTGAAGCGATCAACGTCGCTAATAATCGAGATGAATGTGATGTTGTCATACTATGTCGTGGAGGGGGTAGTATTGAAGATTTATGGGCTTATAATGAGGAAACTGTAGCTCGAGCTATCGCACACTCGCAATTACCCATTATCAGTGGTGTAGGTCATGAAACTGACTTTACTATTGCAGATTTTGTTGCTGATTATAGAGCACCCACTCCTACTGCAGCAGCCGAACTGGTGAGCCCAGACCGGCCTCAATTATCAAAACAACTTACTCAAATCCAATTACGTCTTAATCAACAAATTCAACGTATAGTTGAACGTGAAATAATGAGATTTGATCAACTACGTGACAAATTACCGACCACTTTAAAAATGTGGTTAAAACAGCAGGTTATATTCCTCTCCAGCCTACAACAAAGACTTGTTCATCCTGGACAGCGGATTAATCACCAAAAAAATCACATTCATCAAATTGATATTCGACTCAATTTAGCGCAACAGAGATTGCTGGAGCGTTATCAAATAAAACTAAAAAATTTAGAACAATCATTATATTACCTTAATCCACAAAATATCATGGCCAGAGGGTTTGCCATTGTACGTAATCAAAACGGGCATATTCTTAGTCGCGCAGGAGACACGCATGTCAATGAATCACTTTCAATTCAATTTAACCAAGGTGAATTAAACGTGTTAGTGACCGATATTAAACAAAACATTAAAAGTGACAAGTGACATACTGTTGTACTGACTGAAATAAAAGCTCTTTTGTGTCACTTTGATACGGATCAAAGCTCTCTAAGTTAGACCAACTTCTCAACCATGTTAATTGCCGTTTTGCCAATTGCCTGGTAGCGTAAACACCGGATTCCATCATTTTATTAAAATCATATTCGCCTTCTAAATATTGCCACATTTGGCGATAACCAACACAACGCATTGACGGTAGTTCAGGCACTAATTGAAAACGATTCCTAAGGTCTTTTAATTCATTTTCTAGACCTTGTTCAATCATTATTTTAAAACGTAACTCAATATTATGATGTAATCGTGCTCTATCTTGAGGAATTAACGCCAAAGAAAGTACAGGTCCTTGCCAATAACGCTTTTGTTGGTCTTGATGAAAAGAAGAAAGAGGTTGGCCGGTCAGTATATAGACCTCCAGGGCTCGCTGAATGCGTTGAGAATCGTTCTCTTTCAGTCGCGTAGCAGTTTCATAATCCACAGCCATCAAACGTTGGTGCATATGTGGCCAGCCCAATTCAAGTGCTTCTTTATCAAGTTGCTCTCTTATTTCTTGATTAGCCGAGGGTAACTCATTAAAACCAAATAATAAGGCTTTAAAATACAACATGGTGCCACC comes from the Ferrovum sp. PN-J185 genome and includes:
- a CDS encoding 6-phosphofructokinase codes for the protein MKKPPMNAFYAQSGGVTAVINASACGVIETARRYPTKIGKVLCGRHGILGALEEDLIDTSFESAEAIRALKHTPSGAFGSARFKLKSLEQDKASYQRLIEVFKAHQIGYFFYNGGGDSQDTTHKVSLMAKEMDYPLVCVGIPKTVDNDLPLTDCCPGFGSVAKYVATSIREAGFDVASMARTSTKVFILEVMGRHAGWITAACGLASEGKGQPPHLLLFPEVPFNPTEFLKRVKECVEQFGYCVIGVSEGLRNQEGKFLSESGLKDAFGHAQLGGVAPVIANLIRDKLGYKYHWAVADYLQRAARHLASKTDVEQAYAVGKAAVQFALKGHTAVMPVIERLSDEPYRWQIGMAPLEKVANQEKMLPKSFISRDGFGITAQAKRYLSPLIEGEDYPPYEKGLPQYVTLKNKAVPKKLKTQFNPR
- the adk gene encoding adenylate kinase yields the protein MRIILLGAPGAGKGTQAAFIKEQFNIPQISTGDMLRAAVKAGTPLGIAAKKVMDSGGLVSDDIIIGLVKDRIAEQDCANGFLFDGFPRTIPQAQALKEAGVALDFVVEIDVADEEIIQRMSGRRVHVASGRVYHTKFSPPKVADKDDLTGEALIQRDDDREEIVKKRLQVYHDQTKPLVDYYENWSKTGDTQAPRYVKIAGVGAVDQISQSIMAALQK
- the kdsB gene encoding 3-deoxy-manno-octulosonate cytidylyltransferase — encoded protein: MPQSFIAIVPARMQSSRLPRKALAMIGPYPLVIHSALRARESGAQRVVIATDHVDIAQAAKEFGFEYVMTHANHLSGTDRLAEAVDLLQLEDHQVIVNVQGDEPLIEGKVIANVVERLIKSPDCVMSSACYPIVEFAHFTNPNVVKVVLNQRQEALYFSRSAIPFDRDSQNKTLPNTMKAWHHMGLYAYRAGFLKHYKQLTPVTLELTESLEQLRVLWYGFKIAMEITDQAPLPGVDTAEDLQRVRHWFETHETY
- a CDS encoding Trm112 family protein encodes the protein MDSKLLEILVCPLCKGPLIKKSGKDELICAPCRLAYPIKEDIPVMLQQEARDIPVDEDIK
- the lpxK gene encoding tetraacyldisaccharide 4'-kinase; its protein translation is MVSQKIIDKWYSQHVSWLLIPLSGLFFLVITIRRWLYKKHFLPISSLPVPVIVVGNITVGGTGKTPLVIALCNWLKTQGYYPGVISRGYKGQINQVHVVSHEDGPSLVGDEPLLIFKEAAVPVAIGKNRYQAGVELLKKYPEINIILSDDGLQHYALQRNLEIVVVDGQRLLGNTYLLPAGPLREPQSRLSTVDAVVINGENESLLDNRQSQFNMTMRPETWINVNNPHLRQPINAFSSERCVAMCAIGNPQRFLNTLASIGVVPFATRIFEDHYHYQENDFKEWLDEKILMTEKDGIKCHLFAPQNVWMLKISAQLDEPFYQWLQVKLTHLRENNGF
- a CDS encoding ExbD/TolR family protein → MDFRRGQRREDPEINLIPMIDILLVILIFLMVSSTFVHQHGLNINLPLGSTKNNELTKDQVIEVDMDQQGMVSVDHHLWSNNLSQLSNLVVNHLNNKTNTYVIIRADKNLSHGKVMEIVSDFQQIGFNHFTLVTEDSNH
- a CDS encoding MotA/TolQ/ExbB proton channel family protein, which encodes MQLLSETGWPSLLLLVASVISLAIIIDRALALRTTSVCPKGLLEEMIQLERTNQLGADKLTIISQSSALGAVLATAIKYRQSSRELMKEAIEERGRSMVVRLEKNLPTLGTIATVSPLLGLLGTVVGMIILFGQDNSIASHADQLARGISVALYNTALGLIVAIPSMIFYRFYRSRIDFFAVEMEQQAIQLVDELTLNQDHGLS
- the xseA gene encoding exodeoxyribonuclease VII large subunit: MAPIINTTFDDVPPQTAQQSEVVVTVSDFTSRLQRLLETAVPMMWIQGEISNFTAASSGHWYFQIKDEHAQMSCVMFRFKNQKIDWLPKNGMSVELRGTTSYYAPGGKTQITIENMRQAGLGKLYEAFNALKNKLEKEGLFDRSIKKSLPSHPKSIGIITSPMAAALQDVLTTLKRRAPDIPIIIYPTRVQGQGAAGEIAEAINVANNRDECDVVILCRGGGSIEDLWAYNEETVARAIAHSQLPIISGVGHETDFTIADFVADYRAPTPTAAAELVSPDRPQLSKQLTQIQLRLNQQIQRIVEREIMRFDQLRDKLPTTLKMWLKQQVIFLSSLQQRLVHPGQRINHQKNHIHQIDIRLNLAQQRLLERYQIKLKNLEQSLYYLNPQNIMARGFAIVRNQNGHILSRAGDTHVNESLSIQFNQGELNVLVTDIKQNIKSDK
- the miaA gene encoding tRNA (adenosine(37)-N6)-dimethylallyltransferase MiaA — protein: MRMNPPIVCLMGPTASGKSDLALMLARQFNGEIISVDSATIYRHMDIGTAKPSLTIQQEIPHHLIDIINPDQRYSAHQFALDASNYVNEIVRRGKVPILVGGTMLYFKALLFGFNELPSANQEIREQLDKEALELGWPHMHQRLMAVDYETATRLKENDSQRIQRALEVYILTGQPLSSFHQDQQKRYWQGPVLSLALIPQDRARLHHNIELRFKIMIEQGLENELKDLRNRFQLVPELPSMRCVGYRQMWQYLEGEYDFNKMMESGVYATRQLAKRQLTWLRSWSNLESFDPYQSDTKELLFQSVQQYVTCHF